The following coding sequences are from one Humulus lupulus chromosome X, drHumLupu1.1, whole genome shotgun sequence window:
- the LOC133805447 gene encoding chitin-binding lectin 1-like: MSLPPSSPTSPPPPSPPPPSPPPPPSSPERPDHKCGPNYGYSPCNPGRCCSIYEYCGSGPAYCQGGQCKYQCWTSPPPMSLPPSSPTPPPPPSPPPPSPPPPPPGPERPDHKCGPHYGDSPCNPGRCCSIFEYCGSGPAYCEDGQCIYQCWTSPPPSSPIAPPPPPGPERPDHRCGPAFGNIPCDTGRCCSINGYCGSTSDFCEPGSCRSQCWTGPPPS, from the coding sequence ATGAGCCTACCTCCATCAAGCCCAACATCTCCACCTCCACCAAGCCCACCTCCACCAAGCCCACCTCCTCCACCTTCAAGCCCAGAAAGACCAGATCACAAATGTGGGCCAAATTATGGTTACAGTCCATGTAATCCAGGAAGGTGTTGCAGCATATATGAATATTGTGGCAGCGGCCCTGCTTATTGCCAAGGAGGACAGTGCAAATATCAATGTTGGACAAGTCCTCCACCCATGAGCCTACCTCCATCAAGCCCAACACCTCCACCCCCACCAAGCCCACCTCCACCAAGCCCACCACCTCCACCTCCAGGCCCAGAAAGACCAGATCACAAATGTGGGCCACATTATGGTGACAGCCCATGTAATCCAGGAAGGTGTTGCAGCATATTTGAATATTGTGGCAGCGGCCCTGCTTATTGCGAAGATGGACAGTGCATATATCAATGTTGGACTAGCCCACCTCCATCAAGCCCAATAGCTCCACCCCCACCTCCAGGCCCAGAAAGACCAGACCATAGATGTGGGCCAGCTTTTGGCAACATTCCATGTGATACAGGAAGGTGTTGCAGCATAAATGGATATTGTGGCAGCACATCTGATTTTTGCGAACCAGGAAGTTGCAGGTCTCAATGTTGGACCGGTCCTCCACCTAGCTAG